A region of the Phaseolus vulgaris cultivar G19833 chromosome 11, P. vulgaris v2.0, whole genome shotgun sequence genome:
TTATTCAAAAAGAGGATGCAAAATGTTTCCCAGGTGAAGGTTTGCTCCCAGTCTTCCTTACTACACAAAAAAGATTGTCCAAATCTTAAGAAACTGGACTAAAGGGGTCTCTATCACCTCTCCTCTCTTCAAGAGTTGCTGCTCAGTAATTGTCCAATACTCCAATGTTTGCTAGAGGAGGGTCTGCCAGAATCCCTTTCACAACTCAGAATTACACACTGTTCGTTGCTCaaaaaacactacaagaaagaaGAAGTCGTAGACTGGAAAAAGATTGTTCTCATTTAAACTATATGGCTTGGTAGGAAAGCAATAAACATGTAAGACGAAGCATAAATTGGAAATTCCTAAGGCACCAAATCTCATATGCCTACATTTATCAGGTGCTAATTTTCCACactattttttaaacatttcaGATACAATCTTCTTTAGTGCAAATACTTTAATATCTAATTCACCACTTTCTTCACTCATGAACTTCTCGTCTTTTTAATGTCATTATCAATATTCTGTTTTGAATGTTTTGAAGTTGAATAACAACGGTTATATTTAGGGAACATGGAAAATGGTGAAAGGGCGAAGTGTAAAAGTTGTGGCGCCAAATTTTGATTCACTTACTCTGTTTCCTTGATCACACTTATATGATTCTTttccaataatttattttgaaagcCAATTGGATTCAAATAATTCTTTTGTGGGATTAGATTGAAAGAGGTGTGAAGGAAGAAGTGATTTTGACGGtaaatataatgttattttCATTCTCAAATACCCATATCATGCTTTTTAGGACCTTCAAAgattaatttattaagaaataaactTAAACATGACATGAAATACaatagattaaaaatataaataaaacgaattaatagaaaaacaaaaaaatatataagagatattttatttacaaataaagaaaacatagaaaaataaaaaataaaaatatttttaaaatcattttttaagttgaacaattgattttaaataaaaaactattaatccTTAATAATTGACTTTAGAAACAATTCTTAAACTTAAGTTACACCTATTTTACGTGTAAAAAAACCTCATAACCAACACTTCTCATTAAGTCGATGgttgtatttttttagtatattatcaataaataaaatggaATGAGCTTTCACGAACTATTAGtgttcaaatttaaaaaataggttTCTCTAATCataaaattctttttctttcgAAACTCTATTGAATGATTAGGAAAGTGAAAGCATTCACCCCTTTTTTTCAACTTTCTATTCTTAAAACTGACATATTGATTACCAAATGATGTCTTCTCATCAATTTAGACCCAACTTCTTGTAAGTAATAATAGGATAAAATTGggaaaatttaacttttaatttttttcataaatatagaaaatttattctttggaaaaatttattttactgaattaacaaattaaaagctttatgaataatattttaacatattgATTTACTAAAATTATTAGAAGCAACAAATTAATGCAAACATTAAAAGATCAAGcagataaagaaataaaaaaattatattggttcactcattTACAATAATTACATAGTTACATGAGTTACATCCAATCACTTAACTACACTAAATAAACTCACATTAACAACAACGGATTAAAATTATAAGATATCACGAACCACTTTGGTTAACAAATATGTAAAACCTTATTACAAAACATAAACTAAACACCCTATTCACCAGGAACACCTGCAATCTACATAAAAACCAAAATACAGGGAGAATATCACCTAAATGATTACACTTAAACTGAAACCAAATTAGATGAGCACTTCTTGATTAACTTAAAATGATCTCCAAAATTACTAAAGAAAGATCCAAGAACTAAGAATTATAACTCTCTTAAAACcgttttttctctattttttcttaaaatttcattcgacttcaaaatattttcaaagaGAGTTATACCAGGTTTAACAGATTAAAACTTCGAAATAATCTCTTGATTTCACTTATTAATTAAATACACAAATTTcacttattaataatttttatgttgttaataatatttatatttattgatattattattataaatattattaatattataaatattaacatTACTAATattagcgagtatttgttgggtttatcataCCACCAACCATAATATGTGAGAGGGGTGTgatggagatctcacatcgactagagatgaggatctttcattgtatataagtgggtgtgatgtaaccatttttttttaatttacattacatataaatataatccgtatgtaacactttttgttatttttttaattaaatttgaaataagtttACATATAGATTAAATTCGTatgtaacaattttttattatttttttaattaaatttcaaataaattacaTATGTATTATATCTgtatgtaacaattttttttaattaaatttttaaatacctTACATgttttttgaattaatttttaagtatCTTACATACGGATGAAAATCCGTATACAAATATTCGTATGTAAAATTCactttacatatggattttcatccgtatgtaataatcggtatgtatttcaatattttcttgtagtgcgtTAAGACATTGGAGTTCCTTGAGGTTACTCGAACTCCTCATACATAACATGACCTCACACTTTTTGGATTGACCTCAATACCTCTTTGTGTTATCATCAAACCTAAGAACTTTACGCCACCAATCTTTAAGAAGCATTTTTAGGGTTGAGACACATATTGTGTGCTCAAACTTGGTTAGACACTTTCTCTAAGTGAAACAGATGGTCTTTGACTGTGACATATTTAATTACCATGTCAGCAACGTAAACCTCCACGGTATTACTGACGAGGTCTTTTAACACTTTATGCATTAGCCACTAGTAGGTGGCACAAGCATTTTTATGGCCGACACATGACCTTGTAACAAAAGTTGGACCCTTttgtcatgaatgcagtcttttttgtaagaaattatgtaaattaatttctataaagtgactcacatgacttagagtttgggctttgggcccaaatatgatttaataataataatagaattaaaggcccattggttaatgtgagaaatatatatatgatgatatacctaatgaaaacctacatctgatggagattgggtactAAAGCTATaaggttctgtctctgcaaataatagttgtctcactgttaaccatcacgaaagtgtgagacaagaacggaattgcaagagatagattgggataaaggagataaagtaactgctcaattaggatcatggatcaaggtaagtgcatattccttcttgattatatgattgtgtgagaatcatgatatgataagatctatttTGTGAACAtaaattgtatgtgttcaatttacgtttattcatgttttgacttacatgtggtatcagagccttgTTGCTCATTTTTTGTGATTCTCCtgtttttccaaaatttgaagaaccctaattttataGATATTCCCAAATTTTTTAAGAATCCTAATTTAAAATTAGGTTTATAAATTAAGGTTTTCATTCCTCTATAATAATTCCCTAATTGTCCTAAGCCATCAATATTagagaaccctaattttaattaatcccaattgaagaaccctaattttaaaattagggtttatgcATCAATGTCATTAATATGAACCTATAAGTGGGACTGCAAGCCTTCGCCGCTGTCATCCTGCGTTTTTACGTCACCACCCATAACTGCAGCGGTGCTAGTGGCACACGCGGTGCGGTGGCGGCATGGTGGCACACGCGGTGCCGTTGCGCTTGCGGCGTATCTTCGTTTTCTGACCTCCGCGCCCAGCGATGGTTCACGCGGTGGGGCGCGGCGACGTGTTGCGCAGCGCGAGCGGTGGTCGCTGGACCTTGTTCGCGCGCAGTGGCATCGGGGTTGGAGAGAAAGAGCGACTGCGTCGCGTGGTGGTTCGGAGCGAGCGTTCGCATAAAGGTCGGTAACGCGCGGTGGTCCTTGGCTGGTAGTTGCCGCATGATGCGTGGTGACTGTGATTGGTTTTTAGGATTTCATGATAAAGTGAAAGGTGGTGGCTGTGATTGAGTTTTAGGGTTTCATGAAAGGgaattgtattataatataaaataatgataattatattataatataaaataatgaaacaatatataaataaataaaaatggtgGACCGTGTACGAGTAAGTCTATGCACCTAACATcatgtttctttatttttatttttatttatttcattttgattaatgtttaattaaagtttttaattcaaatttacgttatgttataatgtaatgcaatttacatttaaattaaagtttaattaattaattaaaagtgagtagcgaaaaattaatttttctgtttatgtattatttattattattattattatttttttagtgtaatttaatttgcattaaattaaagttttaatgattatgttcattaaattaaagtttaattaaagtttttatgaaattttataaagttttaatgtaattttatttgcattaaattaaagtttaattaaagttttaatgaaattttattatgtcataatgtaatttaatttgtatttaaattaaagtttaattgattgaaagtgaggaatggaaaattatatttccgctttatgtatttaattttaaattgaaattttggaatTACTTGTATGAtggatttgtaatcaccaaagtgatcaaatctttaagttttatttaattccaaattatggatgaaattttatttcatataatgatattatttatggaattatttgtatgatagatttgtaatcaccaaagtgatcaaatctttaagttttatttaattccaaattgtggatgaaattttatttcaattaatgatattatttatggaattatttgtatgatagatttgtaatcaccaaagtgatcaaatctttaagttttatttaattccaaattatggatgaaattttatttcatataatgatattatttatggaattatttgtatgatagatttgtaatcaccaaagtgatcaaatctttaagttttatttaattccaaattgtggatgaaattttatttcaattaatgatattatttatgaaattatttgtatgatagatttgtaatcaccaaagtgatcaaatctttaagttttatttaattccaaattatggatgaaattttatttcatataatgatattatttatggaattatttgtatgatagatttgtaatcaccaaagtgatcaaatctttatgttttatttaattccaaattatggatgatgaaattttatttcaattaatgataatatttatggaattatttgtatgatagatttgttaatcaccaaagtgatcaaatctttaagttttatttaattccagattactgataaattttattccaattacctatagaatggatgctaaattatGAAGTATATGGGTAAatggaaattcattattatagggcattatggatcacccaaaggttgattagttgtccttataattaatggatatgattgttggtagtgagtatgtgttattagtttttgcttgtatatccaaagataacaagtgtttctagttaatgcatatatcttaccaaataaagttaatactattagcatcattatgttttgtgtattaatggaTCTCCCAAAGGAGAACGTTAGTATACATATAATGTTTTCTGAATCTGTATAGTATGTTTAATTTATGACTCgaagtattaatgttaagcatgtgtgatTGCAATATCTGTTCCTGTAGCCTTACATTCGCAAGTTACGTCTGTTCCAGTCTTTAATGGTCTAAATTTTTCTGACTGGAGTGGAAAAGTCCAATTTCACTTAGGTATATTGGATCTTGATTTGGCCATTCGAATCGAGAAACCTGCTGCTATTACCGATGATAGTAGCAATAAGGAGAAAGCTCATTATAGGGCTTGGGAAAAGTCAAATAGACTCAGCCTGATGTTTATGCGAATGAGCATAGCAAACAATATTAAGTCTACTCTTCCCGAAACCGAAAATGCAAAAGAATTCATGAAGTCTGTGAAAGAGTGCTCCCAAACAGCTGATAAGTCTCTTACTGGGACATTAATGACTACCTTAATCACCATGAAATTTGATGGTTCTCGTACTATGCACGAACATGTCATTGAAATGACTAATATTGCGGCAAGACTTAAGTCTCTGGGAATGGCAGTGGATGATAATTTTCTTGTACAGTTCATTTTGAACTCTTTACCGTCTGAGTATGATCTTTTCCAGATGAACTATAACACTATGAAAGATAAGTGGAATATGCATGAATTGCATAACATGTTAGTTCAGGAAGAGACTAGATTGAAGAATTGAGGAAACCACTCCATACATTATGTGAACAATCAAGGAGCTAGAAAGAAAGGTTTCAAGAAACAAGGAAAGGGTAAAGGACCACTGAAGATAAATGAGTCCTCTACTACGCTCCAGAAGAAGAATGACAAATGTCATTTCTGCAAGAAAGCTGGACATTTCCAAAAGGATTGTCTTAAACGTAAGGCTTGGTTCGAAAAGAAGGGGATTACTTTGAACCCGAACCATAAAgccaaatgaaaagtttgtcttCATGGGGAATAAAGAGAAAGTTCCAGTGAAAGCAGTCGGCTCGACACTggattttatttagatttaatggatagttttatttttattttatgtaccTAGGATATCTAGGAATTTAGTTTTATTGTCTAAACTTGATGATGCCGGATACTCTTTTATATTTGGGAATGTTTCAGTTTATATTACTGTACCTgtttcattgtggatgtatgctttaaaaactgccatgtatctgttgaacagggttcctagtaaggcataacacaagaattgttgaatctggaaatgcacggttcattgaaaatggtgaaaccagtgggagtaatacttcacaaaatgtggagattaagAAAGTTAGAGTACATgttcctttaactagtacctCTACTCCAAGTGttgttgttcctaatgtagttgaaccactcaacaatgaagaagaacaacaaattaataatcatgaagttaacaatgaacctgtagtagaacaaccacaagaaatagtatAAAGAAGATCTACTAtttcgaatgattatgtggtttatctacaagagttagaaaatgacttaagtattgataatgatccagtttcattttcagacgCCATCAATGTTGATAATTCTGATAATGGTTAGATGCTatgaaagatgagcttaaatcaatggcaTAGAATGATGTATGGGGCCTTATAGAATTGCCAGAAGGATGCAAGAGAgtcgggtgtaaatgggtctttaagactatatgtgactctcatggcaactaatgatcttggtctattaagtgagactaagaagtttctctctaataactttgagatgaaatatatgggtgaggcatactatgtgataggaattgaaatattccgtgatagatcacaaggactgttaggtttgtctcagaaagcatatattaata
Encoded here:
- the LOC137809504 gene encoding uncharacterized protein — translated: MDQALHSQVTSVPVFNGLNFSDWSGKVQFHLGILDLDLAIRIEKPAAITDDSSNKEKAHYRAWEKSNRLSLMFMRMSIANNIKSTLPETENAKEFMKSVKECSQTADKSLTGTLMTTLITMKFDGSRTMHEHVIEMTNIAARLKSLGMAVDDNFLVQFILNSLPSEYDLFQMNYNTMKDKWNMHELHNMLVQEETRLKN